The sequence below is a genomic window from Halosegnis marinus.
AATTCTGGGTTTACCCCCGGGGGGTTGAGAATTGAGCAACCATCGTGACTCAAAAACCAGGGCTGTCCCACAATCCATGGCATCGCGTAGTACCCGCCCATCCGGAACGGAGTCGGCCCAAAGTGTGCCTCCTGTATTGCCCATCAGTCGGACCCGTTTCCGACCCACGAAGCAACACCTCACCCTCGTTGAAACGGAGGCTCCTGGCCGTCAGGCCCCCATCGGCATCCCGTTAGGCTCCGTACTCGGTCAGTGAGGAGTCGCCGCCGAGGAGGCGACGATAGGTCTCATCACCTGTCGCATCAGCGAGTGACTCACACATATCACGGAGACCGTCACTGATCCCCCACTTATTGAGATAGTTCTCCGTCGATTGACCGCGTTCGAACTTGTAGCGGAGGTAGTGCGCTTTGTCCAATGCCGTGAGATGCTCTGCATCATCGCCGTTGACGCGAGCCTCGATGTACGCAATTCTGTCATCATCGGTCCAGTTGAGGAGCGTGAAGTCACCATCCTCGATCTCATAGAGGTGCATGTCCCGCATACGGTCGGGGTCGGCGCTCGTCCCCTGGGACAGCATGTTCAGATCGCTGTACGAAGGGCTGGCTGTCGAGAGGAGATCGATGTACACGTCCAGCTCGCCGACATCGCTGGCCTCCTGGAGGATGCCATAGATCTCATCAACGACATCCTTCGCGTCCATGATCCCGTCACCACGACGGACGTTTCCGTGGTGTTTCGAGTACTCGCTGAACGCGCGCCCCATCTCGATCACGCCAATGTCTCCTCGATTGAGATCTCGATTTTCGGTGAGACGGGCGTGGGTTTGCTTGGTCGTTTGGATGATGCGCCGGCGGAGGTTTCGCCACGAGACAGGCTCGCGATCGCCGGCCGGCCGTGCGACGATGATGATATCGAATTCGACCGCTTCGCCGCCGATGAATTTGTGAATATCCGAGCTGATCGGATAGGTGGCGGTGACTTCGAAGTCGGCGTCACAGAGTGACGTGAGGAGCTCTCCCCACGATTCGGAGTCACTGTGGTGGTACGTGAATGTGAGGACACCGTCCTCCTTGATGGCCGTTCGGATCGCCGTGAAGGCCTCGTGGAGCTCGGATTCGAATTCTTCGGACCCTTTGCCGAGATACGGATTCGCGACGATAGACTCTGCTCGAGGGGTACTCTGCTCGTCGAACCCCTCGTACTCGTCTTCGAGGAGGAGCTTCAGCCAGACGTAGAAGTAGTCGGCCAGCTCGGAGTAGATGATATTGTCGTAGTACGGAGGGTCCGTGATAACGGCGTCATAGCGGTCCTCGTCACCGATCAGTCGCATGTCGCCCTGGTGGACGGTCGCGTTTTGGCCAATAGGTTGGCTGAAGGGTGGCGTCTCCTCCATTGAATCATCTACCATGTGGCGATCCGTGGGCGCATTTGCGTACTCGACGCCGGACATCACCATCTCCCAAGCCGATTCGAAGGTGCCCATGCCGTACTTGGCGCCCCAGACATTCCCTTCGCTCGGCTGGTTCGGCGGATCGAACGAGTTTGTCTTGAAGATGTGATTCGAGTGGTTGCGCGATGGCTGGTACGAGCACATCATGCTGTTAGTTCGCTGGAAGTCGCTGAAAGCAAGAAGGAGGTACTCGCGTGCGTTCGGATCCTCTATCTCGTCAATTGAGCGGAGGAGCTTCGCCAGCGACAGGAGCTGGCGCTCGTTGTACATGTCGGTCCACGAGCTGTACCCGTGGTCGAAGACGGGATTCCGCTCCGAGAGCATATGCCCGGGCGGGAGCTCTTCATCGGGTACGTACTCTTTGAGCGCCTCGTTTCCAGAGAATTCACTTCGAGCCTCGGCGAAGAGCTCCTCATCAGCTGGCTCGGCAGCTTTGTAGCCCTTGACTTCACTCCGGTCGTGGGCTCCATCGTCACACGTCGGGCAGTGATACTCGATTGCGTATTGACGAAGCTCGTATCCGTCCTGTTCTTGGATTGCCTCCGTGATCTTGTACGACTGTCCGCAGTCACTACAGGCGTACTTTCCCCCTCGGGCTACGGTGCCGTTCTTCGGAGTAAAATTGAACCCACACGTATCACACGTCGACTCATTCTGCCAATCGTCAACGAGAACGACTGACTCGCAGTCGGGGCAAAGTACATTGTATTTGTCACCGTTTTCATAGCGACCCTTCGCGACCCGGTAGTCTTTGAACAATGGGACTGTGTGACCGCATGAGACGCAGTCGAGCTCTTTCACCCAGAAGGTGTACATGATGTCCGCGTCGTGGTCGCCGTTCGGACACGAGGTTCGGTAGTACTGTGAGATCTCGTCCGCGACATCGGCTTCGACAGTTTCGTAGGCTGCTTGCAGCGTCTCGGGGTCAGTCGCACCAGCCTCCAGCTCCTTCTTTGTCACAAACCACGCGACGGGGTTGAGATCGTATCCTGTCACATCGGCGCTGAAACGGGACGCTTCAACGAGCGATGTCCCGCCACCCATGAAGGGGTCGAGAACACGTTTGTCACCGACTCGGACATCTTTCGCGTAGAGCGACCAGA
It includes:
- a CDS encoding DUF1156 domain-containing protein translates to MSQEPTGRRELPIERGFPIERVNEIAQKEGRAKQHYRPIYTMHKWWARRAGSIFRAITLYSLLDDPDTVDIHEPGANGSLAEYANDTAELEQLLADVDLTNPESLWSLYAKDVRVGDKRVLDPFMGGGTSLVEASRFSADVTGYDLNPVAWFVTKKELEAGATDPETLQAAYETVEADVADEISQYYRTSCPNGDHDADIMYTFWVKELDCVSCGHTVPLFKDYRVAKGRYENGDKYNVLCPDCESVVLVDDWQNESTCDTCGFNFTPKNGTVARGGKYACSDCGQSYKITEAIQEQDGYELRQYAIEYHCPTCDDGAHDRSEVKGYKAAEPADEELFAEARSEFSGNEALKEYVPDEELPPGHMLSERNPVFDHGYSSWTDMYNERQLLSLAKLLRSIDEIEDPNAREYLLLAFSDFQRTNSMMCSYQPSRNHSNHIFKTNSFDPPNQPSEGNVWGAKYGMGTFESAWEMVMSGVEYANAPTDRHMVDDSMEETPPFSQPIGQNATVHQGDMRLIGDEDRYDAVITDPPYYDNIIYSELADYFYVWLKLLLEDEYEGFDEQSTPRAESIVANPYLGKGSEEFESELHEAFTAIRTAIKEDGVLTFTYHHSDSESWGELLTSLCDADFEVTATYPISSDIHKFIGGEAVEFDIIIVARPAGDREPVSWRNLRRRIIQTTKQTHARLTENRDLNRGDIGVIEMGRAFSEYSKHHGNVRRGDGIMDAKDVVDEIYGILQEASDVGELDVYIDLLSTASPSYSDLNMLSQGTSADPDRMRDMHLYEIEDGDFTLLNWTDDDRIAYIEARVNGDDAEHLTALDKAHYLRYKFERGQSTENYLNKWGISDGLRDMCESLADATGDETYRRLLGGDSSLTEYGA